A single Anopheles arabiensis isolate DONGOLA chromosome 2, AaraD3, whole genome shotgun sequence DNA region contains:
- the LOC120900588 gene encoding uncharacterized protein LOC120900588, protein MLQMRIISVPLLSAAVLLQPLLAAPIFWFLPWSFPALSPTTTTLATTSGTAASSGASNSSNVSVAIGNRVNTSTGLDDYGTNITNVQINVNRMRRAVTDADLAKLERKLRQTADEGSTNGTVITIGEHTIRLPHNISNLTVNTYLINGIPENYMMLADTGSATINANETYTPLLSAIRLFKNFFSSLFSKQGSQT, encoded by the exons ATGCTACAGATGCGGATCATCTCTGTTCCACTACTTTCAGCGGCGGTTCTG CTGCAACCGCTGCTGGCAGCTCCGATATTTTGGTTTCTGCCGTGGAGTTTCCCTGCACTGTCTCCAACCACCACTACCTTGGCGACCACTTCCGGGACGGCGGCATCGAGTGGCGCTTCCAATTCTTCGAACGTGTCGGTCGCAATCGGAAACCGCGTCAACACGTCGACCGGTCTCGATGACTACGGCACGAACATAACGAACGTGCAGATAAACGTCAACCGTATGCGAAGAGCTGTCACCGACGCGGATTTGGCCAAGCTTGAACGAAAACTGCGTCAAACGGCTGATGAAGGGTCGACCAATGGAACGGTCATAACCATTGGCGAGCATACGATTCGGCTGCCGCACAACATATCCAACCTCACCGTCAATACGTACCTCATCAACGGAATTCCTGAGAATTATATGATGCTGGCGGACACTGGTAGCGCGACCATAAATGCCAACGAAACGTACACTCCGCTGCTATCCGCTATTAGACTTTTTAAGAACTTTTTCTCTTCCCTCTTCAGTAAACAAGGCTCACAAACTTAG